A genomic region of Trifolium pratense cultivar HEN17-A07 linkage group LG3, ARS_RC_1.1, whole genome shotgun sequence contains the following coding sequences:
- the LOC123918069 gene encoding uncharacterized protein LOC123918069, which translates to EELCAFSPHYNTVEAENDKCVKFESGLRPDIKHLIGFSQIRDFATLVDKCRICDDDGKAKTNYYKVMSDKRGRGQDRGKPYGDKGKKVVETSGGKKKGGGQCYKCGEMGHKSYECPKKVDKCFNCGRLGHKSDVCQVKVTCFNCGEEGHKSPMCKKPKKTMGKVFALSGDDADQGDNLIRGTCFIYNTPLIAIIDTGATHSFISVDCMKRLSIPVSEMSSRMEIETPANGSVTTRLVCRDCPVTVFGRHFGMDLVCIQLSGIDVIFGMNWLIFNRVHINCCEKTVVFPKPEESLHLMSKKEVVESLKEPVEVYALFASLKMEGEVKMEELPVVCEFPDVFPEDVSDVPPKREVEFTIDLVPGTSPISMAPYRMSASELNELKKQLEELLEKKFIRPSVSP; encoded by the coding sequence gaggagttgtgtgcgtttagtccacactacaacaccgtggaagctgagaatgacaaatgtgtcaagtttgaaagtgggttgcgcccggacatcaagcatcttatcggattttctcaaatccgagactttgcaactttggtggataagtgccGTATCTGTGATGATGATGGGAAGGCCAAGACTAATTACTACAAGGTCATGAGTGACAAAAGAGGAAGaggtcaagaccgtgggaagccGTATGGTGACAAAGGAAAGAAAGTTGTTGAGACTAGTGGTGGGAAAAAGAAAGGTGGTGGACAATGCTACAAGTGTGGAGAGATGGGCCATAAGTCTTATGAGTGCCCAAagaaggtggacaagtgttttAATTGTGGGAGATTGGGACACAAGTCGGATGTGTGTCAAGTGAAGGTGACTTGCTTCAATTGTGgggaggaaggtcacaagagtcctatgtgcaagaagccgaagaagactatgggaaaggtgtttgctttaagtggagatgatgcggatcagggggataatctcattagaggtacgtgtttcatctataacactcctttaattgcgattattgatacgggagcaacacattcttttatatccgttgattgcatgaagcgtcttagtatacctgtgtctgaaatgtctagtcgtatggaaatagaaactcctgctaatggttctgtaactacccgtctcgtatgtcgtgactgtcccgtaaccgtatttggtagacactttggaatggacctagtgtgtatccaacttagtggTATAGATGTTATCTTTGGTATGAACTGGTTGATATTTAATCGAGTCCATATCAATTGTTGCGAGAAGACCGTTGTGTTTCCAAAACCGGAGGAGAGTTTGCACTTGATGAGTAAGAAAGAAGTAGTAGAATCATTGAAGGAACCTGTAGAGGTGTATGCgttgtttgcatccttgaagatggaaggtgaagttaagatggaagagttaccggttgtttgtgaatttcccgatgtatttccggaagacgtgtcagatgtaccaccgaaaagagaagtagagtttacgattgatttggtacctggtactagtccgatatctatggcgccgtatcgaatgtcagcgtcagagttgaatgagttgaagaaacaactagaggaactacttgagaagaagtttattcgacctagtgtatcgccg